The region CCCTCCCCAGAAGCGCGCCGCATGCGCGCCCAACTCGCGCCCGCGCCCGCCCGCCTCCACCCCGATCAGCTTCACCTTCTTGTCCTTCAGGAAGCGGTGGAAGATGCCGATGGCATTCGATCCGCCGCCCACGCACGCGATCACCGCCGCCGGCAGCCTGCCCTCCGCCTGCAGGATCTGCGCCCGCGCCTCTTCCCCGATCACGCGGTGGAAGTCGCGCACCATCGAGGGATAGGGATGCGCCCCCAGCACGCTGCCCAGCAAGTAATGGGTGGTGCGGACGTTGGTCACCCAGTCGCGCATGGCCTCGTTGATGGCGTCCTTGAGCGTGCGCGAGCCCGCCTCCACGCCCCGCACCTCCGCCCCCAGCAGGCGCATGCGGAAGACGTTCAACTCCTGCCGCCGCATGTCCTCGGTGCCCATGTAGACCACGCACTCGAAGCCGAGCAATGCGCAGACAGTCGCGGTGGCCACGCCGTGCTGGCCGGCGCCGGTCTCAGCGATGACGCGCCGCTTGCCCATCCGCCGCGTGAGCAGCGCCTGGCCGAGACAGTTGTTGATCTTGTGCGCGCCGGTGTGCAGCAGGTCTTCGCGCTTGAGATAAATCTTCGGGCCGCCCAATTCGCGGGTCAGGCGCTCGGCAAAGTAGAGCGGCGTGGGGCGGCCGCAGAACTCCTTGAGGTAATACT is a window of Terriglobales bacterium DNA encoding:
- the trpB gene encoding tryptophan synthase subunit beta, producing the protein YYLKEFCGRPTPLYFAERLTRELGGPKIYLKREDLLHTGAHKINNCLGQALLTRRMGKRRVIAETGAGQHGVATATVCALLGFECVVYMGTEDMRRQELNVFRMRLLGAEVRGVEAGSRTLKDAINEAMRDWVTNVRTTHYLLGSVLGAHPYPSMVRDFHRVIGEEARAQILQAEGRLPAAVIACVGGGSNAIGIFHRFLKDKKVKLIGVEAGGRGRELGAHAARFWGGEPGVLQGAYSCVLQDAAGQIAGTHSVSAGLDYPMIGPEHAALKDAGRAEYVAASDREALEACSLLARLEGIIPALESAHAVAEVVKRAPRMKKRESVIVNISGRGDKDMGILTKELKIAD